Proteins co-encoded in one Arachis hypogaea cultivar Tifrunner chromosome 13, arahy.Tifrunner.gnm2.J5K5, whole genome shotgun sequence genomic window:
- the LOC112736765 gene encoding linoleate 13S-lipoxygenase 2-1, chloroplastic, producing the protein MITPQIQVTNSSSPTYLIFNKPITTTSLHGSGGSSSIYPSFRVRTSRPISFRNRRRCNRYGLSGCNSSKTIKAVAMTEEENKKSIMKVKATIRVQPTVGGIFSEMAIERGLDDITDLFGKSLLLELVSSTLHQTTGLEKETISGYAHRTVQTAEEVKYEAEIVVPHGFGEIGGIFVENEHRREMFIKDIVLDGFETGPLRFSCDSWVHSKFDNPVKRLFFTNKSYLPSETPEGLKRLRGEELELLRGNGHGERKSFDRIYDYDVYNDLGDPDNDIELKRPVLGGKHNPYPRRCRTGRPRSKADPLSEERSSSIYVPRDESFSEVKQLTFSAKTVYSVLHAVVPAVQTAIVDRDLGFELFSHIDDLFHQGIGLPPSSKNKGVLSNMLPRLIKFINETQDDLLRFEPPAPMDRDRFFWFRDEEFGRQTLAGLNPCCIQLVTEWPLKSKLDPNVYGPAESAITKELVEKEIRGFCTVEEAIEAKKLFVLDYHDLLLPVVEQVRELQGTTLYGSRALFFLTPESTLRPLAIELVRPPINGNPQWKQVYTPTWHSTGDWLWRLAKAHLLAHDSGYHQLVSHWLRTHCCTEPYIIATNRQLSAMHPIYRLLNPHFRYTMEINALAREALINADGIIETSFTPKKYSILLSSIAYDKHWRFDLQSLPNDLIHRGMAVKDDNAPHGLRLTIDDYPYANDGLILWDALNGWITDYVDRYYSDSDLVRSDEELQAWWHEIKNVGHGDKKDEPWWPLLNTKEDLVQILTTIVWIASGHHAAVNFGQYDYAGYFPNRPTIARKKMPTEEPTEKEWEEFMEKPEMELLKCFPSQIQATTVMAVLDILSSHSPEEEYLGETIEPSWEEDPIVKGAFEKFKGKLLELEGEIDKRNADRQKKNRNGAGMLPYQLLKPVSEPGVTGKGVPYSISI; encoded by the exons ATGATTACACCACAAATTCAAGTAACAAATTCTTCAAGCCCAACCTATCTCATATTTAACaagccaataacaacaacaagCCTCCATGGTAGTGGTGGTAGTAGTAGTATCTACCCTTCTTTTAGGGTTAGGACTAGTAGGCCAATATCATTCCGAAACCGTAGAAGGTGTAATAGGTATGGTTTAAGTGGTTGTAATAGTAGCAAAACAATCAAAGCTGTGGCTATGACTGAAGAAGAGAATAAGAAATCAATAATGAAGGTTAAAGCCACCATAAGAGTTCAACCAACCGTTGGAGGGATATTTTCGGAAATGGCCATAGAACGAGGGCTTGATGATATAACTGATTTGTTTGGTAAATCATTACTCTTGGAGCTTGTTAGCTCAACCCTTCATCAAA CGACGGGGCTGGAGAAGGAAACGATAAGCGGTTACGCCCACAGGACGGTTCAAACAGCAGAGGAGGTCAAGTATGAGGCTGAGATTGTGGTGCCACATGGTTTCGGAGAGATTGGTGGCATTTTCGTGGAGAATGAGCACCGTAGAGAGATGTTCATTAAGGATATTGTCCTTGATGGCTTTGAAACTGGTCCCCTTCGCTTCTCTTGCGACTCTTGGGTTCATTCCAAGTTTGACAACCCCGTTAAGAGGCTCTTTTTCACCAACAAG TCATATTTGCCATCAGAGACACCAGAAGGATTGAAGAGGCTAAGGGGAGAGGAGCTAGAGCTTCTCAGAGGGAATGGGCATGGCGAACGCAAGAGCTTCGACCGCATATACGATTACGATGTCTACAACGACCTTGGAGATCCAGACAACGATATCGAACTCAAGAGACCTGTTCTTGGTGGCAAACACAATCCATATCCACGTCGTTGCAGAACTGGAAGACCTCGCTCCAAAGCAG ACCCGTTATCGGAGGAAAGGAGTAGCAGCATCTATGTGCCAAGGGACGAAAGCTTCTCAGAAGTGAAGCAGTTAACGTTCTCGGCGAAGACGGTGTACTCGGTGCTGCACGCGGTGGTGCCGGCGGTACAGACGGCGATAGTTGACAGGGATCTAGGGTTTGAATTGTTCTCACACATAGATGATCTTTTCCATCAAGGGATTGGCTTGCCTCCTTCTTCAAAGAACAAAGGGGTTCTGAGTAACATGTTACCCAGGCTTATCAAGTTCATCAACGAAACCCAAGACGACCTTCTCCGTTTTGAGCCTCCCGCACCCATGGACA GGGACAGGTTCTTTTGGTTTAGGGACGAAGAATTTGGAAGACAAACTCTTGCGGGTCTCAACCCATGTTGTATACAACTGGTGACG gaatggCCATTGAAGAGCAAACTGGACCCAAATGTTTATGGGCCTGCGGAATCAGCAATTACGAAAGAACTAGTTGAAAAGGAAATCAGAGGATTCTGTACGGTGGAAGAGGCTATAGAAGCCAAGAAATTGTTCGTATTGGACTACCACGATTTACTATTGCCAGTGGTAGAGCAAGTAAGGGAGCTTCAAGGGACAACACTATATGGATCTAGGGCACTCTTCTTCCTTACACCCGAATCCACACTCCGCCCACTCGCTATCGAGCTTGTTCGCCCTCCCATCAATGGAAACCCTCAGTGGAAGCAAGTCTATACCCCCACGTGGCACTCTACCGGTGATTGGCTTTGGAGGCTTGCCAAGGCTCATCTTCTTGCTCATGACTCTGGTTACCACCAACTTGTTAGTCACTG GTTGCGAACTCATTGTTGCACAGAACCTTACATAATAGCAACGAACAGGCAATTAAGTGCAATGCACCCAATCTATAGGCTTTTAAATCCACACTTCAGATACACAATGGAGATCAATGCACTTGCACGTGAAGCCCTAATCAATGCAGATGGGATCATAGAAACAAGCTTCACTCCCAAGAAATACTCTATCCTCCTAAGTTCCATTGCTTACGACAAACACTGGCGATTCGACTTGCAATCCCTCCCCAATGACCTCATCCACAGGGGGATGGCGGTTAAAGACGATAATGCCCCTCATGGTTTGAGGCTCACCATAGACGACTACCCTTATGCCAATGATGGACTCATCCTTTGGGATGCTCTCAACGGATGGATCACTGATTATGTTGACCGCTATTACTCCGATTCCGATCTTGTCCGCTCCGATGAGGAACTCCAGGCATGGTGGCATGAGATCAAGAATGTTGGACATGGCGACAAGAAAGACGAGCCATGGTGGCCGCTTTTGAACACCAAAGAGGATCTTGTTCAGATTCTCACCACCATTGTTTGGATAGCTTCTGGCCACCACGCTGCCGTCAACTTTGGCCAATATGATTATGCGG GGTATTTCCCAAACAGACCCACAATTGCAAGGAAGAAGATGCCAACAGAGGAACCAACAGAAAAGGAATGGGAAGAATTCATGGAGAAGCCAGAGATGGAATTGTTAAAGTGCTTCCCATCACAGATCCAAGCGACAACAGTGATGGCAGTGTTAGACATATTGTCAAGCCACTCGCCAGAGGAAGAGTATTTGGGTGAAACCATAGAGCCGTCATGGGAAGAAGACCCAATTGTAAAAGGAGCGTTTGAGAAGTTCAAAGGGAAGTTGTTGGAACTTGAAGGAGAGATTGATAAGAGGAATGCCGATAGACAGAAAAAGAACAGAAATGGTGCTGGAATGTTGCCGTATCAGCTTCTCAAACCAGTTTCGGAGCCTGGTGTTACTGGTAAAGGAGTTCCATACAGTATCTCTATTTGA